In Populus alba chromosome 1, ASM523922v2, whole genome shotgun sequence, a single window of DNA contains:
- the LOC118038605 gene encoding protein BREVIS RADIX: MFTCIACTKPAAEDGRGEEGGARGSGTPSTKEAVKSLTSQIKDMALKMSGAYKQCKPCTGPSSYKKGQRPYPDFDAASEGVPYPYFGGGSSSSTPAWDFTTPSHHRGARAESRFTSLYGGDRTPGRAESISAQSCDVVLENDDEPKEWMAQVEPGVHITFVSLPNGGNDLKRIRFSREMFNKWQAQRWWGENYDRIMELYNVRFNQQALHTPPRCEDEQRDSSYSRMESARESPMAPSFTPRNYYKPSGSKGYFPPDTMDQGGNQHYHPRSSGYMGPKGEASSIDASRTTTSSRDEPSISVSNASDLEAEWVEQDEPGVYITIRQLADGTRELRRVRFSREQFGEVHAKSWWEQNRERIQAQYL; the protein is encoded by the exons ATGTTTACGTGCATAGCGTGCACCAAGCCAGCGGCGGAGGATGGACGAGGAGAAGAAGGAGGAGCGCGTGGAAGTGGCACCCCAAGTACAAAAGAAGCCGTCAAAAGCCTCACTTCACAG ATCAAGGATATGGCACTAAAAATGTCTGGTGCTTATAAGCAATGCAAGCCCTGCACAGGTCCCAGCAGCTACAAGAAAGGACAGCGACCTTACCCTGACTTCGATGCAGCTTCCGAAGGGGTTCCATACCCCTATTTTGGAGGTGGAAGCTCAAGCTCAACCCCTGCATGGGATTTTACCACTCCAAGTCACCATCGAGGAGCCAGAGCTGAATCTAGATTTACTTCATTGTACGGTGGTGACCGGACCCCTGGACGAGCAGAGTCTATCTCAGCACAGTCTTGTGATGTGGTGCTGGAGAATGATGATGAGCCCAAGGAATGGATGGCACAGGTGGAGCCAGGCGTTCACATTACTTTCGTGTCTCTCCCTAATGGAGGAAATGATCTAAAGCGTATTCGCTTCAG CCGGGAGATGTTTAATAAATGGCAAGCTCAGCGATGGTGGGGCGAGAACTATGACAGAATCATGGAGCTCTACAATGTGAGATTTAATCAGCAAGCACTTCACACTCCCCCAAGGTGCGAGGATGAG cAAAGAGATTCTTCCTACTCAAGGATGGAATCTGCAAGGGAAAGCCCTATGGCTCCATCGTTTACTCCAAGAAACTACTATAAACCTTCTGGAAGTAAAGGCTATTTCCCACCTGACACTATGGATCAAGGTGGCAACCAGCACTACCACCCTCGTTCAAGTGGCTATATGGGACCAAAAGGCGAGGCATCTTCAATAGATGCATCACGGACGACAACATCATCGAGGGATGAGCCTTCTATTTCAGTTAGCAATGCCAGCGACCTGGAGGCAGAATGGGTTGAGCAAGATGAACCAGGGGTTTACATCACTATCAGACAATTAGCCGATGGCACTAGGGAGCTCAGGCGAGTCAGATTCAG CCGAGAACAATTCGGAGAAGTGCACGCGAAGTCATGGTGGGAACAgaatagagaaagaatacaagcTCAGTATCTATAA